tTCCAATAGATAACAGGGTTATGTTGATGCAACCACGGGTAACCCAGAACTAGTAGCGTGAGTGTAGCTTGAaacacatacagggagtgcataattattaggcaacgtcctttcctttggcaaaatgggtcaaaagaaggacttgacaggctcagaaaagtcaaaaatagtgagatatcttgcagagggatgcagcagtctcaaaattgcagagcttctgaagcgtgatcatcgaacaatcaagcatttcattcaaaatagtcaacagggtcgcaagaagcgtgtggaaaaaccaaggctcaaaataactgcccataaactgaaaaaactcaagcgtgcagctgccaagatgccacttgccaccagtttggccatatttcagagctgcaacatcactggagtgcccaaaagcacaaggtgtgcaatactcagagacatggccaaggtaagaaaggctgaaagacgaccaccactgaacaagacacacaagctgaaacgtcaagactgggccaagaaatatctcaagattggggccttttcgggttgaggatggagtcaagctcaactcccagtcctactgccagtttctggaagacaccttcttcaagcagtggtacaggaagaagtctgcatccttcaagaaaaacatgattttcatgcaggacaatgctccatcacacgcgtccaagtactccacagcgtggctggcaagaaagggtataaaagaagaaaaacgaatgacatggccaccttgttcacctgatctgaaccccattgagaacctgtggtccatcatcaaatgtgagatttacaaggagggaaaacagtacacctctctgaacagtgtctgggaggctgtggttgctgctgcacgcaatgttgatggtgaacagatcaaaacactgacagaatccatggatggcaggcttttgagtgtccttgcaaagaaaggtggctatattggtcgctgatttgtttttgttttgtttttgaatgtcagaaatgtctatttgtgaatgtggagatgttatattggtttcactggtaaaaataaataattgaaatgggtatatatttgttttttgtcaagttgcctaataattctgcacagtaatagtcacctgcacacacagatatccccctaaaatagctaaaactaaaaacaaactaaaaactacttccaaaaacattcagctttgatattaatgagttttttgggttcattgagaacatggttgttgttcaataataagattattcctcaaaaatacaacttgcctaataattctgcattcCCTGTACAGCTGTATAGTCTGGGAATGATTGCCAGAGAGAGTCAGTGGAACGGGCTCAGTGATATGAGTGATGTTAGGAAGCTGCTGGCCACTGAGGGCGGGGACTTGGAGTGGgacgattgtggctcaagagttgggagttcgtcttgtaatcggacggttgccggttcgagccccggcttggacagtctcggtctttgtgtccttgggcaagacacttcacccgttgcctactggtggtggtcagagggcccggtggcgccagtgttcagcagcctcgcctctgtcagtgcgccccagggtggctgtggctacaatgtagctgccatcaccagtgtgtgaatgggtggatgactgaatgtgtaaagtgctttggggtccatagggactaagtaaagcgctttacaaaatacaggccatttacaataTGTATACAGTGCCACAGAACTGTGCACCTCACccccctttcttcttttcccaCATGTCTGCACTGGGTAGGAGTGTttatagtgacaataaaaggCATTCTAGTCAATCAGTTTAGAGGGTcaagaacagcagggagagaacACGCCTATTGAGGAGGCCTTTGCTGGTAGTTTGTGTGTGGGATGTGGTGCTTCTTGGCCTCACCTGCTGCTGAGAAATGAGCTaccagatctttttttttttttgcaactatacacatttatttcttactatttaacagatttctcatttctttttacttaatacagtaaaaagaaacattttgtcatgtagaaaaactgatttGCACTGTACATCTTCAGCTTCAACTTTCAATCCTTCAAACAATGGAAAAGCCATTTAATTGTACAAGTGTTAAGTAAAAACGGATTTCATGTTTGATTAAGCAGAaattcaaaaactggtccagttGCTAAAACCTCTGACTGTTTCAATAAGTGTTGAAGAGAAAGAGgataaaactgagaaaactaCTAAAACTGCTTCACATCCATGTGGTTGTGGATCAGATTTATAAGACAGCATAATATCAAAATAGATTGACACTCTGATAGTGCTGCCACATCTAaaacagtttgtcttttaatCCTTTTCACATGTGCAGTCTCCACGGTGCCTGTTATTTCCTTGAACAGTAATGAGAAGAAAGACTGAAATTTACAGCCTTTCTACAtatcagtgtttttttgttaattagGCAGGTGACcatcaaaaatacatttagtGCAAAGACAACTACAAAATGTAAATCATCTGCGAAATgcagataaataataaaacgtCATATCCGCTCACATCAATAGACATGTTTTCAGACAActccaaataaaacacaaatttcagtaaaaattaaacatttttttggacttattttaaaatggatgtCAAACAATGGGTGTGACACTTAGCTGTGTGTGAAACTATTTTCTGAtcgaataaaacaaaaattagttccttttaaaataacaacactaTAAATTCTTTTTCGGATTTTGGTCAGTTTGAAACCGTACATCAGAGGATTCATAATAGGAGGAATGACAAGAAATTCTATTACTACAAAGTTTTGAAGGGTCCGATGCAACTCTTTCGAACCCAGTCGCATACTTATAATATCAGTAAGTACTGCcacaacaaaagtaaataatgaGACGAGATGTGGGACACATGTTTGCATGAACTTTGCCCTGTTTTCTATAGACCTGAGACATGTTTGAATGATATACATATAGGACCAAACTATAAAAGCACCatgaagcaaataaataattattgtaatatttgcagataTAGCATTGATTGCAGTTTGTGCTGGGAAACAAGCGAGTTGAACAATACTCCAGTTCACACAGAAGAGTCTGGAAATATACGGGCTGCATAACTTCAATCTAAATGTTAGAAAGGTATTCACAGCCATAATGCAGAAAGTTGTGAAccacaaaaaacatgcaaaccttATGACTCTTTGCTTTGTCATGATAGAGTGGTACTTCAGTGGCTGACATATGGCCACATATCTGTCATATGCCATGAGTGCAAGAATCGACAGTTCACCACAGATAAAAGAGTAAACTACCTGATTCTGAATAAGGCAACCGTAATATGAGATGAGATGAACATCAGAGAGGAGATCCCAGAGAAATCTGGGGTAGAAACCTGCTGTTCCATAAAGTGCATTGATGCaaaagacacagagcagaaTATACATTGATTCATGGAGGTTGCTGTCCAAGATGATGATCACAATGAGAGAAACATTGACGAGGCAAATGATGCAGTAACACAAcaaactgaggaaaaaaagaacaaacctgTGACTGACTGTTTCATTGaaacctgaaagaaaaaacattgatATTACAGAAACATTATTCATTGTGATTGAGAGAAGTGAAGCCTAGTCGCTCGCTGTATCtgttctcctctctcctctatCAGGTACAGATAACAGCAACACGTGAGCTGGGATTTCAAACCAGCCAATCATTGATCTGGAATGAAAGCTCACAGCTTTGGAAAATCACAGGGGATTTAATATGTATCATGTACTaaacacataataaaacaaacctGCAGGTTcttgaaaaagaaatattaaaacgtTTTAAAATTTTTGTTCTGATATCAAAAGTTTTTAAGGTAGACTGTTTTCTTGGATTtggtaaatgtttaaatatgcaaTTGCAACTCTCTGGTGCCACCTTAAAACCTGTAGTCTGTAATAGGACATGATGTCGTCGGTAAACAGGAAGTAAGTCTGTGAATTAAGGAGAAGGCATGTGCAGCATGGTGGCCTTAGCCAGATAAATCCAGTGGCATCCACATACATCCTATGCCTTTGGTAGCATTGTGGGTATGTATAgacttgttttatattttatgtgcatGTATAGACCACTTTCTTTCAAGTAAGTTCATTTTTCTGTAAGTTTAATGATAAAACCTATCTTGTGCAGTTTAAGCTAGCAATTTCTTATGGAGCTAGTTAAAGGGGAATGACAAACGAATTGGAGGCATTCATTATAGTAAGACTTGTTAAAATcataatttgaatttgtatttgaCTTAAAAAGGGAAGTAATTCATATGAACATTGCATGTTGACATATTAAAAAACTGGGTTAATATATTTTCATCGTTATATATGTACATGGTGAATAAGTACAGTGATTATGCCTTGTACTGTTTGTTACAGTTTCACCTTTCCCTGTGTCAATAAACCTGTGAACCGGGAATCGTGTCATCAGAGTCTTGATGTGGGGAAGGAGTTTAGCTGACTGCCCAACCATAGCAGAGGCAGtacaattttattaaaaaaatgctttcttCATAATACTGTTAGGAATTTCTTACACATATGCCAATTAAACATAATTGTCCAGGGCTTGTTGTGGTTtccttttggtttttgtttgtagtCTTTCGTAGTCCAGTCAGATCGTTGTTGCTTCAGTGATAATGATCAGGCTCTCTGCCGTTTGCTGAAGTCACTAGAAAGACAGTAGAAGTTCTTGTGaatgttgctttgtctttgccTCTTAGTAACTCTGTGGAAAAAAGACTTGTTTGCACCTGTTACCTGTTACTTACCTGTTACTCTGCCATCTGCTCACTCTCTACCTTTCCTATTCCATAAGGGAAAGATTCCAGCCTGCACTCCCTCCTTAGTCCATTCTGGAAAAGTGATCAAGCTCCTCAAAGCAGAACTCCACTCATGAAGCCTCAAGAACCCAGCTATTTCTCCAATTTTCTGCAGTGTGATGTAACCTTACCCttacacaaaacacatgttgaCTGGTTGGTCAGTCACCCATGAAACCTCCAATAGTTCCATAAGAATGGAGACCTGGTCTAATGTTTTGTAGACTTTTGTAGAATCTACAAATTCTTCTTTCCAGCAATGTGATACTGTTTGTGATGCAATGATTGACTGGAAGTTTTTTCACATTTCCTAAATCTTTGCTGATAAGCTTCCAGGACAAGCTCCTATGTTTGTAACACAGTTTTCTTTACAATTTCATAATTAAACAACCGACAAACTGGTATAAACCTCCTGGGCTTTACCGACCAGTTTACGGTATAATAAAAGCAGCCAAAACACCTTGGGACAACTTGCAGTTGTTGAAATATGAACCAACTTTGTCTTCACGAAATGGAGGGACTAGTTGAATGTGCTTTGTGATGTCAAAACATATAGAAATAGTGGTGGATGTGCTGGGATGACCACACACAGGCATGGAAACAACACGTGAGCTTTTCTCTAAGTCCAAAGCCAAGGCATAGCTTGCATCTCAAGTTGTTTAGTGCGGGCCTCCATCTGTTTTACACAGAGGGTTAAGCAGAGATCCTCAGTGGACAAAGCTGTTTGAGGGTCCCCAGCTGCATCATTCAATAGAAGGCACTTAGATAGAAAGCGCATAGAAAAGAGTGCCTCTGCGAATATgtgtaaatgaatgaatgtggcaagttgtgtaaagcgctttgagtgctcagactagaaaagcgctatgtaagaaccagtccatttaccatcagCCTGCACGCTAGCAGGGAGCATGTCAGTAGCCTCCGGCACTTTGGCATCCGGTCCCAGTTTAGTCCTGTCTGGGGGTCAGGTCATAGCAGGAATGTGGCACCTGCTCCAAGCAGGACCCATGCAGCCACAGGAGACAATCTTCTGTCACtacatggttttatttatagaaaggaaaaaaaacaacaaccagacAGGACAGTCAGCACTTCAGGGTGAGCcgaggccaaaataataaacaaatagacaaaataataaacacGGGGAAGCAAGTAAACCTCTGTCACAGGCAGTTCTCCAGGTACCGCAAAAACAAGTATATATGACAACGGCTATAACACTATGCCTTTATGGTATActctgaaataaatatttttcattacGATTAACGATTATCCCCTTTTGTTCTTCAGACACTTTAAATGATCTTGCACATATATAAAACTGGTCAGAAAATCCAGTAAAATCACCGAAAACTTTTACAGGTAAATCTGAACAAGCAGAACAAAGATGATATcaggtttttcctcttttattttacttatgaACATAAGTGGCGCTAACTGCTTGCAGTAATCACTGCAACcaagatggcggcgcgcacAGGCGCAGCGGCCCGGAGCTCCTacacttttgcacttttggtGGTACTGTGTATTATTTCACACAGTCTGGGGTTACTTCAATACAACAGAGATGATCTACTACAACTAAGCCGTGGAGATCTTCAACTAACATCCGAGTATCTCATCCCCCCGGAGATCGTTAAGCAACCCCCGGGGCTACCCGCAACAGCAAGCCGCAGGAGGAGACGTTGCGAGCGGAGGCAGAAGAGAGGCAAGCGGGGAGGCCTGTGGGCACGGCTAAAGACTAGTCCGTTTAAACCACCACTCCCGATCATATTCCTCTCCAACGCCCGTTCAATCCGTTACAAACTGGATGAAATACGACTGCAGATCGCCACTCGACGGACTTTTAATAACTGTTCGTGcatgattttcactgaaacctggctgGACAGCGCCATTCCCGATGCGGCTATCGATCTAGCAGGCCGCACCGCCTATCGAGCCGACAGGTCTGCGGACTCGGGTAAGAAGACTGGCGGGGGGCTGTGCATCTATATTAACAACCTTTGGTGCACGAACGTCACGGTAACGGAAAGACTGTGCAGTACAGAGGTAGAACTGTTGGTGTTAAAGTGCCGTCcattctatctccctcgggaattttctgccgtttacatctgcgctgtttacattccaccagatgctaatgctaagctagcgttagcacaattgagcagcagcatcaataacagcctggtagcacacccggacagtgtctttattgcggctggggattttaaccacgcggacctgaaatctgtacttcacaatttccaccgtaatgtgaagtgtgctaccagaggagatagaacgttggaccaggtgtacaccaacatggcgaatgcgtacagagcccaggcttatccccacctgggtctgtcagaccatctctcccttctgctacacccaatatacacacaaaagatcaagagcactgggattacaaccaaaaccgtgagaacatggccgcaggatgctattccgatgcttcaggactgtttccactgcacagactgggatgtattcaaggtgcaggacactgacaatcgtgtcgcattggacagttatacctccactgtcttggactacatctgtttctgtgtggacaatgtaacaacttggaaacgattccgtgtgttccctaataatccaccctggatgacacacggagttcaacaacttattcgaacaaggaacaacgctttcaaatccggggaccaggaggcatacagtgctgccagggccaacctgagaagaggcatcaagactgccaagcagcagcacaggaggcgtatcgaggccaggtttgagaacaacacaaacccaaggcaggtctgggagggcatcagggctatcacggactacaaaagaagaacaccatcaccctcagccgacagttctactctggctgaggatctaaatctcttttatgcccgttttgacagggagaacaccgaccctgtcctgtcccctctcccctcaaccgaccctgctccggtcctgagcactcatgagctgaggcgtgtgttccggagcattaacaccaggaaggcggccgggccggatggagtgctgggccgggtgctaaaagactgtgctgcggacctggcggacgtcttcacctctatatataacacctcgttgtcctgttcactggtaccatcctgtttcaaagcagcaaccatcgttcccatcccaaaacagtcaaatgtcacatgtctgaacgatttcagacctgtggcactcacccccattcccgccaaatgcctggagagactggtcattaaacacatcagagctgcttttccaccatccctggactcgcaccagtttgcatacagggagaaccggtcaaccgaggatgcgatcgccacagtgctgcacacattactgaagcacttggaacacaggaatacctatgcacggctcctctttgtagactacagctcggcttttaataccatccggccatacagactacgtcccaaactccaccaactgggacttaactcctctctgtgcaactggattgtggacttcctcactaaccgtagacagagtgtcagagtgggtaagaacacctcttccacccttgtggtcaacaccggtgcccctcaggggtgtgttctgagccctctgctatacactctcttcacccatgactgtatttcctcctgcgcgtccaatctcattgttaagtttgcagatgacactacagtgctcggacttatatccaacaatgatgagacaaactataggacagaggtgcaacaactagagtcatggtgccacgacaataacttggtcttaaacaccaaaaagaccaaggagatcattgtagatttccggaagaggggtcataacaaccatctgcctctcttcattggcagtgaggcggtggagagggtgagcagttttaaattcttgggggtaactgtgaccgaggacctgtcctggggcaaccatatcacctcagttgtacggaaggcccaacagcgcctctactacctgaggagactgcggagcgcacacattcccagatctctgatgttgaacttctacaactgtgccatcagcagcgttctgacgtatggatttctagtgtggttccccagctgcaccaaggccgatcagcaagcactccagcgggtggtgaaggaagctggcagaattattggaacaagtctgccagagatcagtaatatcttcccactcgctgtctgaggagggtgcacagtatcctgcgggaccaacatcaccctgcgcgccaccttttccatctgctgccctcagggagaaggtacaggtctatacaggccagaacatccagactggccaacagcctgtatccacaggctgtgaggctcctgaactctctgcccccctctcacggacaataaccatatccaacttcttaatagcaatgaactggtctgcattggtgcatcatatctttattctcttccccctcctccccccccccccccctctttcttaaatagataactatcatatctgatatcatatctcacagtacaataatattgaatgggttgcattgttgtattttgtcatgtttctcaggtctttgtctgaatttctacgaacattattgctaaggattgtcttattgcattggagtcacactgggttaaatatgtacacttgggttttaaggggtatttattattttcttcttttttttgggttgtatggaagccccaaacgcaatttcattgttcttgacaatgacaataaataaataaatactaaatactaaaaatgTCAGTGAAGTTTCCACACAGAGTGCATTTTGTAATGGGTGTTAATCATTTGCCTTAGACGAATTCTCTGAGATATATAATTTGTAAAttacatgtaaaaataaaaaaaaattattttttagtgccaaaaaacttgaaatataaaaagattTAAGGCACAAAAAGCAACTTCCTATCACTCAGTGTCATGATGATGCAACAGTTCAATAATAGTTTCTTaccaatttaaaacaaaaaacaaaaaaaaatgttctctcTCTGTGAAATGCTCTTAAACGgtcaatatttaatttttaatttacagtGCATATTGGAGTCGGCCTGCATAAAATTGTTTTAGATGATTTTATATCATTTGGTCTGAAATTTAACTTTGACTCTACCAAAAGTGAACATGTGTGTGATAAATGTGGAGCTGTATGAATTCTATGTGACAGAGCTGTTAAAGTGTGTaaaattaacaaaatgctaATTTTATCATTTGCTGGAGAACATCACATTTATTAATTATTCCCTTTTAAAAGTAATATGTTGTccataaacaagaaaacacatataatgaatttacacatttttattaataatatgtatgaagcacatcacaaatgtttgttgttgttgtttttaactcaactctttatttcagtttgtttttctgaaacaGTCACAGCACAGGAACATGCGTTAATATAAATGCTGAAACATGAATCTATTCGCATTTACTCACAtattaaaataaagtaattcTTAGCAGAACCATAATCCCTATTTAATTCTTTTAAGTTGATAATAAAATAACCTTTTTATTAGAAACGGCACAGATTCTTTTACACTATTTTCTTTGTCATATGACATTTATCTAATTAGGCATGATAAGTTTCTTAGGATACACTTTCTAATTTCTGGTAACTTTAAACCATACATGAGAGGATTTAAAATGGGGGGAATCACAACAAACTCCAGTGACAGAATGATGCCCAGAAATGGATTCAGCTCTTCAAGGTCAATTCTGCTGAGGGCAACATCACAAAACACAGTAATGGAATAATTGACAAAAGTAACAATGTGTGGCAGGCAGCTCTGTATGACTTTGCTCTTGAACAGTGACGAGCGCTTCCTACAAACCAGGAAAATTCGCATATATGTATACAAGACAAAAGCAAGTGGCAGAAACACTGTGGTTACGCTCACAAACATGCCAATAATATTATTGATCACTGTAGGGACACATGACAATTTTACAACAGGCCAGTTGGCACAAAATACCTTAGGTATCTTATTGCCACACAGTGGAAGTCTGGAAGCCAAATAAACACAGGCTGCAACTGAAAAGGCTGGATAGATCCATGCAAAAGCGAGCAACTTGGAGATCACCCTTGAAGTTAGTTTGCTGTGGTAATGCAAAGGCTGGCATATAGCAACAAAGCGATCATATGCCATTATGCCTAAAATAGTAAGCTCATAGGATGCATAGGTGTAAATGATATAGATCTGAGTGTAACAAGCCGAACGTGCAATCAAGTTTGAGTCAGACAGAAGATCTCTtagaaatctgaagaaaaatcCACCAGAGCCATACAGAGAGTTAATTGAGAGgcacataataaaaatatacataggCTCGTGTAAGGTTTTCTCTCTTGATATTACCACTATTATGACAAGATTCGCTGAGATAATAAACGTATacaagagtaaaaacaaaacaaatgccgGATAGCGGAACTTTCCTATGTACACAAACATCGTCAGATTAAAATATAGTGGATGGGAATTGTTTTCCATTTACCCCATAGGCAATGGGCAGTACCACAGATGAGCAACAGAGAACAACACAatttaacagaaatattttcaaACCAACCAATTATGTAAAACaacaggttaaaaatatttgtaataaatCTGGACAAGTTAGAAAATAAACAACTTTTAGtctcagttatatttaaaatataaattcagCGTTTCTAAGCCTCACCACAACTGAAAGTCCTTtgtgttgtcagtgtgtgtggTCTGTGGAACAGCAGGTAACCACTGAGGATTAAGAGCAGTGCTGAGCGCCTCTTTATGATGGCAGCTGACAGTCATCGTTCCATGGAGAATCTAAAACAATGATAGTTTACTTTATTGATGATTGCACTTgtgtacaaaaatacaaataagtacacAGTATTATCATGATTCACTCACCAGACACTTTCTCAGTTACACCATGTTCATATCCAGTTTGAGCCTTTTTTTAACTTCAAAAATGCCTTAATTCTTTATTTTAGAGGTTCCATATTAATATGATAGCATCACAGAGTTACTGCAGGTTTGTCTGCTGCACGTCCATGATGCAGAACCTGCCATTCCACTGCATCTGAACAGTGCTCTTATGGACTGCAATCTAGTCACTGTGGAGGAAACCAACATGATCCCGTCTTTGTGACATGGCATGTTAACCTGTTGGAAATACCCATCAGAACATGAGCACACTATGGTCATAAAGGGacggacatggtcagcaacaatttGCTTGGTAAGTTATGATGGTATCAACCCTGGTCCAAGTTCCCACTGCATTAAGGCTGTTTGTGACAAGGATGACGCATGACAGGTCCAGAGGTTTGATTTGAGAGCCAACTTTATTCACACAGTGCGGCCTGCAGCTCTCAGCAGCAGGCcgcacaccacacacaccaacaacccTGAATCCCCGTGTCTCTAACTCTCCGGCcagattgcggatgccgtgcaggtgtgTCCGCatggcaccgcagaccacgccccaccacactgttgtctttttctgtgttttgatcttgtttaattaaatataaacaAGCCTCTAAAAATAATCAGTGGTGATTGTCAGCTCGctggggtttttgttgttgttgttgttgttgttttttttagcaataTTCGTTTGTGTCTTTAAGCTAAATTTTTAAgacctgggccctgtttcaggaagccggtttagtggaaaaactgagtaagtataccctgagttaacgaaaactctgggttttcggtttcacaaagcgagttcagatgaagcctcagtgagtcaccatgacgacacactccgtgaagctaacctgccccctagcaggtttactacaactaaccctgactgtctccgcccctttgtcggaaacctgacagtaggaagtgtcggacatggcgtgtccctttcttgaagagccagtagatcgtgaagcccaaattctccgcagagctctccgccgggagagagtgattagagcgtgtttggacattttatcatttcctgatgattttctgtgcgaaTGTTACCGTTtgtcagcacaatctataagttatttgaataacatcctcaggccatatattacgcatgtgacacatcgcggacatgctctcagttctgtacatattatttgtattgcacttcggttttttgcaaacgggagctttctgtataatattggtgacgctgagcacgtttccaaggctaccgtctgtcgggcagtcaggaatgttacagttgcactgaaacgtctcctgcactcgtctgtggtgttccccggtcatagacccacaagatttatcaaagagggattccacaaaattgcaggtatcaggatgaccaaaacttaatttatggtgtggtgatacttggactactacttaaatttcacatttattttcacggttcccaggcgtgattggctgtatagatggtactcacattc
This genomic window from Astatotilapia calliptera chromosome 16, fAstCal1.2, whole genome shotgun sequence contains:
- the LOC113007608 gene encoding olfactory receptor 142-like, whose amino-acid sequence is MENNSHPLYFNLTMFVYIGKFRYPAFVLFLLLYTFIISANLVIIVVISREKTLHEPMYIFIMCLSINSLYGSGGFFFRFLRDLLSDSNLIARSACYTQIYIIYTYASYELTILGIMAYDRFVAICQPLHYHSKLTSRVISKLLAFAWIYPAFSVAACVYLASRLPLCGNKIPKVFCANWPVVKLSCVPTVINNIIGMFVSVTTVFLPLAFVLYTYMRIFLVCRKRSSLFKSKVIQSCLPHIVTFVNYSITVFCDVALSRIDLEELNPFLGIILSLEFVVIPPILNPLMYGLKLPEIRKCILRNLSCLIR
- the LOC113007606 gene encoding olfactory receptor 5F1-like → MNNVSVISMFFLSGFNETVSHRFVLFFLSLLCYCIICLVNVSLIVIIILDSNLHESMYILLCVFCINALYGTAGFYPRFLWDLLSDVHLISYYGCLIQNQVVYSFICGELSILALMAYDRYVAICQPLKYHSIMTKQRVIRFACFLWFTTFCIMAVNTFLTFRLKLCSPYISRLFCVNWSIVQLACFPAQTAINAISANITIIIYLLHGAFIVWSYMYIIQTCLRSIENRAKFMQTCVPHLVSLFTFVVAVLTDIISMRLGSKELHRTLQNFVVIEFLVIPPIMNPLMYGFKLTKIRKRIYSVVILKGTNFCFIRSENSFTHS